The Variovorax paradoxus genome window below encodes:
- a CDS encoding GMC family oxidoreductase N-terminal domain-containing protein, protein MDSFDYVIVGGGTAAGVLAWRLGEAGHSVCVLEAGPSDDSAWTRIPAGFTRLLRDPRYSWQLECEPSAGTAGRRTALVQGRTLGGSSAVNGAVYSRGQAQDFDGWEQLGNTGWGYRDVLPYFRRSEGFVGPASDEYHGRDGPMRVQETPWRDALCETFLQAAQRAGIPRTADYNGASQAGIGYTQSVIHEGRRWSTAHAFLHPAERRFGTRVVTGARVSRILTEQRRATGVEFHRDGAMQPERIAARREVIVSAGAIHSPQLLQLSGIGPAGLLQAHGIEVVQALAGVGENLRDHYCPRFVARTSPGADSINRRVRGLRLAREVAAWAVRRPSILSISPILIYGFWKTRAELPSPDFALSFISASYSLGRLGEVDDEPGLTCGAWQLRPQSQGHVRIRSADGRDAPLIQPNYLSHATDQRVVVDALRWVRRIFETEPMRGTVRAELLPGPSVQTDDEFLDFVRRYAVTGYHVIGTCKMGPASDALAVVDPQLRVHGMQGLRVIDASVMPTITSSNTCAATVMLAEKAADMVLGRNVEARREETVQRSAAVPKDHEEPLHA, encoded by the coding sequence GTTTCGACTACGTGATCGTCGGTGGCGGCACGGCGGCCGGCGTGCTGGCCTGGCGGCTCGGCGAGGCCGGCCACAGCGTCTGCGTGCTCGAGGCCGGGCCGTCCGACGACAGCGCCTGGACGCGCATCCCCGCCGGCTTCACGCGCCTGCTGCGCGATCCGCGCTACAGCTGGCAGCTCGAGTGCGAGCCCTCGGCGGGCACGGCGGGGCGCCGCACCGCCTTGGTCCAGGGCCGCACCCTCGGCGGCTCGAGCGCGGTCAACGGCGCGGTCTACAGCCGTGGCCAGGCGCAGGACTTCGACGGCTGGGAGCAGCTGGGCAACACCGGCTGGGGCTACCGCGACGTGCTGCCGTACTTCCGGCGCAGCGAAGGCTTCGTCGGGCCGGCGAGCGACGAATACCACGGGCGCGACGGTCCCATGCGCGTGCAGGAAACTCCCTGGCGCGACGCGCTGTGCGAGACCTTCCTGCAGGCGGCGCAGCGGGCCGGCATTCCGCGCACCGCCGACTACAACGGCGCCTCGCAGGCCGGCATCGGCTACACGCAGAGCGTGATCCACGAGGGCCGGCGCTGGAGCACGGCCCATGCCTTCCTGCATCCGGCCGAACGTCGCTTCGGCACGCGGGTCGTCACCGGTGCGCGCGTGAGCCGCATCCTGACCGAGCAGCGCCGCGCGACCGGCGTGGAGTTCCATCGCGACGGCGCGATGCAGCCCGAACGCATCGCCGCGCGGCGCGAGGTCATCGTGAGCGCCGGTGCCATCCACAGCCCGCAGCTGCTGCAGCTGTCCGGCATCGGGCCGGCGGGCCTGCTGCAGGCGCACGGCATCGAGGTCGTGCAGGCGCTGGCAGGGGTCGGCGAGAACCTGCGCGATCACTACTGCCCGCGCTTCGTCGCCCGCACGAGCCCGGGCGCCGACAGCATCAACCGGCGCGTGCGCGGCCTGCGGCTCGCGCGCGAGGTCGCGGCCTGGGCCGTGCGGCGGCCCAGCATCCTCTCGATCAGCCCGATCCTGATCTATGGCTTCTGGAAGACGCGCGCGGAGCTGCCTTCGCCCGACTTCGCGCTGTCCTTCATCTCGGCCAGCTATTCGCTCGGCCGGCTCGGCGAGGTGGACGACGAGCCCGGCCTCACCTGCGGCGCGTGGCAGCTGCGCCCGCAGAGCCAGGGCCATGTGCGCATCCGTTCGGCCGACGGCCGCGACGCGCCGCTGATTCAGCCCAACTACCTGTCGCATGCCACCGACCAGCGCGTGGTGGTGGATGCGCTGCGCTGGGTGCGCCGCATCTTCGAGACCGAACCCATGCGCGGCACGGTGCGCGCCGAACTGCTGCCCGGCCCGTCCGTGCAGACCGACGACGAGTTCCTGGACTTCGTGCGCCGCTATGCCGTCACCGGCTACCACGTGATCGGCACCTGCAAGATGGGCCCCGCATCGGACGCGCTCGCCGTGGTCGATCCGCAGTTGCGGGTGCACGGCATGCAGGGCCTGCGCGTGATCGACGCGTCCGTGATGCCGACCATCACGTCCTCGAACACCTGCGCCGCGACCGTGATGCTGGCGGAGAAGGCCGCCGACATGGTGCTTGGCAGGAACGTCGAGGCGCGGCGGGAGGAGACGGTGCAGCGTTCCGCCGCCGTGCCGAAGGACCATGAGGAGCCGCTCCATGCGTAG
- a CDS encoding tripartite tricarboxylate transporter substrate binding protein yields the protein MRSRHVFGHLRGISALLLAAIAAGPAAAQNWPDHPIRLIIPLAAGGATDKAARLLAQRLGTALGQQVVAENLTGASGEIALKRVATAPADGYTLGATANSLHTVAPHMSRLPYDAVDDFTWLGTYASFEYVLVTRADGPDKDLGALLARARKAPDAVSYGSSGVGTGNHLAGALLGDLAKVRFNGIPYRGGSPAMIDVIAGRTDFMFDVVGGAKALIDGAKVKALATSGKARSSRLPDVPTVAETVPGYEATGWFGLVAPAGLPADIAKRLETEVARIAQDPDYRRQLETLGYHAQAIPAAALKRAVATESEKWRAVVQQLPCSSRGASCEGTKP from the coding sequence ATGCGTAGCCGCCACGTCTTCGGCCACCTGCGCGGCATCTCGGCCCTGCTGCTGGCGGCCATCGCCGCCGGGCCGGCCGCGGCGCAGAACTGGCCCGACCATCCGATCCGGCTGATCATTCCGCTCGCGGCCGGCGGCGCCACCGACAAGGCGGCGCGCCTGCTGGCCCAGCGGCTGGGCACGGCGCTCGGGCAGCAGGTCGTCGCGGAGAACCTCACCGGCGCCTCGGGCGAGATCGCATTGAAGCGCGTCGCCACCGCGCCCGCGGACGGCTACACCCTCGGCGCGACGGCCAACAGCCTGCACACCGTGGCGCCGCACATGTCCAGGCTTCCCTACGATGCCGTCGACGACTTCACCTGGCTCGGGACCTATGCGTCCTTCGAGTACGTGCTGGTCACGCGCGCCGATGGGCCCGACAAGGACCTGGGTGCGCTGCTCGCGCGGGCCCGCAAGGCGCCCGATGCCGTCTCGTACGGCTCGTCGGGCGTCGGCACCGGCAACCACCTGGCGGGCGCGTTGCTCGGCGATCTCGCGAAGGTTCGGTTCAACGGCATCCCCTACCGCGGCGGCAGCCCGGCAATGATCGATGTGATCGCCGGGCGCACCGACTTCATGTTCGACGTCGTCGGCGGTGCCAAGGCGCTGATCGACGGCGCCAAGGTCAAGGCGCTGGCGACCAGCGGCAAGGCGCGCTCGTCGCGGCTCCCCGACGTGCCCACCGTCGCCGAGACCGTGCCCGGCTACGAGGCGACGGGCTGGTTCGGCCTGGTGGCGCCCGCGGGGCTGCCGGCCGACATCGCGAAGCGGCTCGAGACCGAGGTCGCGCGCATCGCGCAGGACCCCGACTACCGGCGCCAGCTCGAAACCCTGGGCTATCACGCCCAGGCCATCCCGGCCGCCGCGCTCAAGCGCGCGGTCGCGACCGAATCCGAAAAATGGCGCGCCGTCGTGCAGCAGCTGCCCTGCAGCAGCCGTGGTGCGTCCTGCGAAGGCACGAAGCCATGA
- a CDS encoding SDR family oxidoreductase — protein MTRRLEGKVALVLGAGCVVDDWGNGNAAAVAFAREGARVVCVDMNEAAAARTAGLIHAEGGEAIHAAADVADAAQVNAVVDEAMRRYGRIDVLHNNAGINTRGGVVETAEEDFDRVFDVNVKGAYLSCKAVIPIMKAQGGGSIIHVSSIASITWTGHPIVSYQASKAALNHLTRMIAVQHGPDNIRCNSILPGLIDSPRVHVTMLSFYDGDVERMREARSRCVPMKRMGDVWDVANAAVFLACDESKYITGAALPIDGGVTCTMAH, from the coding sequence ATGACAAGAAGACTCGAAGGCAAAGTGGCGCTGGTGCTCGGCGCCGGCTGCGTGGTCGACGACTGGGGCAACGGCAATGCCGCGGCCGTGGCGTTCGCGCGCGAGGGGGCGCGCGTCGTCTGCGTCGACATGAACGAGGCGGCGGCCGCGCGCACCGCGGGCCTGATCCACGCGGAGGGCGGCGAGGCGATCCATGCCGCGGCGGACGTCGCCGATGCGGCGCAGGTCAATGCCGTGGTCGACGAGGCCATGCGGCGCTACGGCCGCATCGACGTGCTGCACAACAACGCGGGCATCAACACTCGCGGCGGGGTGGTCGAGACGGCGGAGGAGGACTTCGATCGCGTGTTCGATGTCAACGTCAAGGGCGCCTACCTGAGCTGCAAGGCCGTCATCCCGATCATGAAGGCGCAGGGCGGCGGCTCGATCATCCATGTGTCGTCGATCGCGAGCATCACCTGGACCGGCCATCCCATCGTGTCCTACCAGGCCTCGAAGGCGGCCCTCAACCACCTGACGCGGATGATCGCCGTCCAGCACGGCCCCGACAACATCCGCTGCAACAGCATCCTGCCCGGGCTCATCGACTCGCCGCGCGTCCACGTGACGATGCTGTCCTTCTACGACGGCGACGTCGAGCGCATGCGCGAGGCCCGCTCGCGTTGCGTGCCGATGAAGCGCATGGGCGATGTCTGGGACGTGGCCAACGCCGCGGTCTTCCTGGCCTGCGACGAATCGAAGTACATCACGGGCGCGGCGTTGCCGATCGACGGTGGGGTGACCTGCACGATGGCGCACTGA
- a CDS encoding MYG1 family protein, which yields MTNPSPTVAVHGNSFHADDVFAAAVLMALHPGATLIRTRDMKRIAAADFAIDVGGEWDPARGRFDHHQKGFAEHRPSGVVYASSGLVWLAHGLDLIRQRLPGIDEQIALRVRDAIDDELVQHLDMADTGALNAAPGYFGISAMVSAFNTSRSEEGAAGAPPAIAALELAQFKTVMGFMGLFIDRLMVRFSDKFAGESLVRQGELLADGKILVLKTSGLSWSGVVCAEMPDVLFVVYPETPGGQHQVRVAPIEPQSFVARRDLPSAWAGLRNQDLAAVTGVDDAVFCHNNLFIAGAGSLAGAIGLAQAAVAQLREEGAPRAPAR from the coding sequence ATGACCAACCCGTCTCCGACCGTCGCCGTGCATGGCAACTCCTTCCATGCGGACGACGTCTTCGCCGCGGCCGTGCTGATGGCGCTGCATCCCGGTGCAACGCTGATCCGCACGCGCGACATGAAGCGCATTGCCGCGGCGGACTTCGCCATCGACGTGGGCGGGGAATGGGATCCCGCGCGCGGCCGCTTCGACCATCACCAGAAGGGCTTCGCCGAGCACCGGCCCAGCGGCGTCGTCTACGCGAGCTCCGGCCTGGTGTGGCTGGCCCATGGCCTGGACCTGATCCGCCAGCGCCTGCCGGGCATCGACGAGCAGATCGCGCTGCGCGTGCGCGACGCGATCGACGACGAGCTCGTGCAGCACCTGGACATGGCCGACACCGGCGCGCTCAACGCCGCGCCCGGGTACTTCGGCATCTCCGCGATGGTCAGTGCCTTCAACACCTCGCGCAGCGAGGAGGGCGCCGCCGGCGCACCGCCGGCGATCGCCGCGCTCGAGCTCGCGCAGTTCAAGACCGTGATGGGCTTCATGGGCCTTTTCATCGACCGTCTCATGGTGCGGTTCTCGGACAAGTTCGCCGGCGAGTCGCTGGTCCGGCAGGGCGAACTGCTGGCCGACGGGAAGATCCTGGTGCTGAAGACGTCGGGGCTGTCCTGGTCGGGTGTCGTCTGTGCCGAGATGCCCGATGTCCTGTTCGTGGTCTACCCGGAGACGCCGGGCGGCCAGCACCAGGTGCGCGTGGCGCCGATCGAGCCCCAGTCCTTCGTGGCGCGCCGCGACCTGCCGTCGGCCTGGGCCGGGTTGCGCAACCAGGACCTGGCCGCCGTGACCGGCGTCGACGACGCCGTCTTCTGCCACAACAACCTGTTCATCGCCGGCGCCGGGTCCCTGGCTGGCGCGATCGGGCTGGCGCAGGCGGCAGTGGCGCAGCTGCGGGAGGAGGGCGCGCCCCGTGCTCCGGCACGCTAG
- a CDS encoding ATP-binding protein: MADTVFHRTQLAERMAQGVMASAVGSAAASGLFLAAPRRTGKSTFVREDLRPALQNRGATVLYVDLWANKKADPGAVIVGAVRAELARHEGVVARLARSAGMEKVTVGGVAFSLDRVGLGKEISLSAALAALSDETGQPIVLLIDEAQHAITTEGGYDALFALKAARDELNSSAHHGLRIVATGSNRDKLAMLRNSKDQAFFGAPLVAFPPLDANYIQWFCKGVGLAGPLDPDAVTKLFERAGHRPEILGAAADSIRFDFNIGPADAAAAFAKAVDEQIEEADLQTLRVIQALTPLQSAVLRVLAREGEKYAPFEAGTMERYRAMLSALAPGEAMVPEVSNVQAALGALQDKSLVWKEKRGVYSLEESMTAELMRRHGLLDVAA, from the coding sequence ATGGCGGACACGGTTTTTCACCGCACCCAGCTGGCCGAACGCATGGCCCAGGGCGTCATGGCTTCGGCCGTCGGCTCGGCGGCCGCTTCGGGCCTGTTTCTCGCCGCGCCCCGGCGCACCGGCAAGTCCACCTTCGTGCGCGAGGATCTCCGCCCCGCGCTGCAGAACCGGGGCGCCACGGTCCTCTACGTCGATCTCTGGGCGAACAAGAAGGCGGATCCAGGCGCCGTCATCGTCGGCGCGGTGCGCGCCGAGCTGGCCCGGCACGAGGGCGTCGTGGCCCGGCTTGCGAGGTCGGCCGGCATGGAGAAGGTCACCGTGGGCGGCGTGGCCTTCTCGCTCGATCGCGTCGGACTGGGCAAGGAGATCTCGCTGAGCGCGGCCCTCGCGGCGCTGTCCGACGAGACCGGGCAGCCGATCGTGCTGCTGATCGACGAGGCCCAGCACGCCATCACCACGGAGGGCGGCTACGACGCCCTGTTCGCGCTGAAGGCCGCGCGGGACGAGCTCAACAGCAGCGCGCACCACGGCCTGCGGATCGTGGCCACGGGATCCAACCGCGACAAGCTGGCGATGCTGCGCAACAGCAAGGACCAGGCCTTCTTCGGCGCTCCGCTGGTCGCATTCCCGCCCCTGGACGCCAACTACATCCAGTGGTTCTGCAAGGGTGTCGGCCTGGCGGGCCCGCTGGATCCGGATGCGGTCACGAAGCTCTTCGAGCGGGCGGGCCACCGGCCGGAGATCCTCGGTGCCGCCGCCGACAGCATCCGCTTCGACTTCAACATCGGGCCGGCCGATGCCGCGGCGGCCTTCGCCAAGGCCGTCGACGAGCAGATCGAGGAAGCCGACCTGCAGACCCTGCGGGTGATCCAGGCGCTCACCCCGCTGCAGTCCGCGGTCCTGCGGGTGCTGGCGCGCGAGGGCGAGAAGTACGCGCCCTTCGAGGCGGGGACCATGGAGCGCTACCGCGCGATGCTTTCGGCACTGGCGCCGGGCGAGGCGATGGTGCCGGAGGTGTCCAACGTCCAGGCGGCGCTCGGCGCGCTGCAGGACAAGTCGCTGGTCTGGAAAGAGAAGCGCGGTGTCTATTCGCTCGAGGAGAGCATGACCGCCGAGCTGATGCGCCGGCACGGCCTGCTGGACGTCGCGGCCTAG
- a CDS encoding FadR family transcriptional regulator — translation MTAEQTDIENAEAGMAGRAGPSFQPIKAKRAFEAVCDQVRREVALGTLKPGDRLPPEREFAEQLGVSRTAVREAMRSLENAGIVQCQQGMGGGAFIRKRDSSTVTQAVGDMVMLGQIPSHSVTEMRIILTEQAIRLACERATEEDFQAIEQDIDRAEELTLRGDFSRRNAYITEFYRILAQATHNQVMVMLVESLSELTRALLAKASPVPRSDVIGVRRNVLRLMRARDAEGAVKEMRAHLERLNRLLEKPAAEG, via the coding sequence ATGACTGCCGAACAGACCGACATCGAGAACGCCGAAGCCGGCATGGCTGGCCGTGCCGGACCGAGCTTTCAGCCGATCAAGGCCAAACGCGCCTTCGAGGCGGTGTGCGACCAGGTCCGCCGCGAGGTGGCGCTGGGCACGCTCAAGCCCGGCGACCGCCTGCCGCCCGAGCGCGAGTTCGCCGAGCAGCTCGGCGTGAGCCGCACGGCCGTGCGCGAGGCCATGCGCAGCCTGGAGAACGCGGGCATCGTGCAGTGCCAGCAGGGCATGGGCGGCGGCGCGTTCATTCGCAAGCGCGACTCGAGCACCGTGACCCAGGCGGTCGGCGACATGGTGATGCTCGGCCAGATCCCCTCGCACAGCGTGACCGAGATGCGCATCATCCTGACCGAGCAGGCGATCCGCCTCGCCTGCGAGCGCGCGACCGAGGAGGACTTCCAGGCCATCGAGCAGGACATCGACCGCGCGGAGGAACTCACCCTGCGCGGCGACTTCTCGCGGCGCAATGCCTACATCACCGAGTTCTACCGAATCCTCGCGCAGGCCACGCACAACCAGGTGATGGTCATGCTGGTGGAGTCGCTGTCGGAGCTCACGCGCGCGCTGCTCGCGAAGGCCAGCCCGGTGCCGCGCAGCGACGTGATCGGCGTGCGCCGCAACGTGCTGCGGCTGATGCGCGCGCGCGATGCGGAGGGCGCGGTGAAGGAAATGCGCGCGCACCTGGAGCGGCTCAACCGGCTGCTGGAGAAGCCCGCGGCCGAGGGCTGA